In one Bryobacteraceae bacterium genomic region, the following are encoded:
- a CDS encoding DUF503 domain-containing protein, with amino-acid sequence MPAIGVLTFELRLEHAQSLKDKRHVVRGLKDRLRHKHNIAVAEIDYQDLWQSALLSAVTVSPSRQLAEQVLQAVERDVTRDVGEMLVSTTIEWIE; translated from the coding sequence ATGCCCGCCATCGGCGTTCTCACCTTCGAACTCCGCCTCGAACACGCCCAATCCCTCAAAGACAAACGCCACGTCGTCCGCGGGCTCAAGGACCGTCTCCGCCACAAGCACAACATCGCCGTCGCCGAAATCGACTATCAGGATCTCTGGCAGTCCGCCCTCCTCTCGGCCGTCACCGTCTCCCCCTCGCGCCAGCTCGCCGAACAGGTCCTCCAGGCCGTCGAGCGCGACGTCACACGCGATGTCGGCGAGATGCTAGTAAGCACCACTATCGAGTGGATAGAGTAA
- the rimP gene encoding ribosome maturation factor RimP, which produces MIEKVTSIVELAGRRDGIEAVDVQWLGGGKSRVLRIFIDKPDGVTHADCEHISRTVDEALDAEDLVQGGAYTLEVSSPGVERRLSKPRDFERFTGQAVKLVLREPLPEASQRSKYLEGKLAAYRDGVLTLEPPKGEAVEIRLDNVERANLKFVW; this is translated from the coding sequence TTGATCGAAAAGGTAACGAGCATCGTCGAACTCGCGGGCCGCCGCGACGGCATCGAAGCCGTCGACGTGCAATGGCTTGGCGGCGGCAAGAGCCGGGTGCTCCGCATCTTCATCGACAAACCGGACGGAGTCACGCACGCCGACTGCGAGCACATCTCGCGGACAGTCGACGAAGCGCTCGACGCCGAAGATCTGGTGCAGGGTGGAGCCTACACGTTGGAAGTGAGTTCGCCCGGGGTTGAGCGGCGGTTGTCGAAGCCCCGCGATTTCGAACGGTTCACCGGGCAAGCCGTGAAGCTGGTCCTCAGGGAGCCGCTTCCGGAGGCGTCTCAGCGGAGTAAGTATCTCGAGGGCAAGCTCGCCGCCTACCGCGATGGCGTGCTGACCCTGGAACCGCCCAAGGGCGAGGCCGTCGAGATCCGGCTCGACAACGTCGAGCGCGCCAACTTGAAGTTCGTCTGGTAG
- a CDS encoding cyclase family protein — translation MTPSKSLLVALAVCGFCLQGQTARPPVTAATVESWMKELSNWGRWGASDELGAINLITPEKRRAAARLVRDGVTVSMAHNVVKEKMADNPSPFAHEMTATGAGSGQFAVDRYGVSYHGFAHSHMDALCHMFWNGKLYNGYERATVSEQGAGRLGIQNLKNGIFTRAVLMDIPRLKGVEWLEPGTAIYPEDLDAWEKKSGAKVTAGDIVLIHTGRWALRKAKGPWAISNNAAGLHASCARWLKARDAAILGSDGASDVMPSQVEGVRQPIHQLVLIAMGMPIFDNLDLDDVAREAAARKRWAFLVTAGPLAVEGGTGSPLNPIAVF, via the coding sequence ATGACACCTTCCAAATCCCTTCTCGTTGCGCTCGCGGTGTGCGGGTTCTGTTTACAAGGGCAAACCGCACGTCCTCCGGTAACCGCGGCCACGGTGGAATCGTGGATGAAAGAGTTGTCGAACTGGGGCCGATGGGGGGCTTCGGACGAGCTTGGCGCCATCAACTTGATCACCCCGGAGAAGCGCCGCGCGGCCGCCCGCCTGGTCCGCGACGGCGTGACGGTCTCGATGGCGCACAATGTCGTCAAGGAGAAGATGGCCGACAATCCGTCGCCGTTCGCACATGAAATGACGGCCACCGGCGCGGGTAGCGGACAGTTCGCAGTGGACCGCTACGGCGTCTCCTACCACGGATTCGCCCACAGCCACATGGATGCGCTGTGCCATATGTTCTGGAACGGCAAGCTCTACAACGGCTATGAGCGCGCGACGGTCAGCGAACAGGGCGCCGGCCGGCTCGGGATTCAGAACCTCAAGAACGGGATCTTCACGCGGGCGGTGCTGATGGATATCCCGCGGCTCAAGGGAGTGGAGTGGCTCGAACCTGGCACGGCGATCTATCCGGAGGATCTCGATGCGTGGGAGAAGAAGTCCGGAGCCAAGGTGACGGCGGGCGACATCGTACTGATCCACACGGGGCGTTGGGCGTTGCGCAAGGCCAAAGGGCCGTGGGCGATTTCCAACAACGCCGCCGGCCTCCATGCCTCCTGCGCACGGTGGCTGAAGGCGCGCGACGCGGCGATTCTCGGCTCAGACGGCGCGAGCGACGTGATGCCCTCGCAGGTGGAGGGGGTTCGGCAGCCGATTCACCAACTCGTGCTGATCGCGATGGGGATGCCGATTTTCGACAACCTCGACCTGGACGACGTGGCGAGGGAAGCGGCGGCGCGGAAGCGGTGGGCGTTTCTGGTGACGGCCGGTCCGCTGGCGGTGGAGGGCGGGACGGGGTCGCCGCTCAATCCGATCGCGGTGTTTTGA
- a CDS encoding FAD:protein FMN transferase has translation MRLAVLILWLASLPLAGAETPLRIESTIDAMGTTFSVVAYGDDGIRLREAADIAFEEVRRLDDLLSNYKPRSEWSHVNREAAAKPVRVSPELFGLLEACLAYSRATEGAFDITVGPLVRTWGFYKGSGRLPHRAEIRSALLRVGYQNVILDRDNSSVGFSREGVEIDPGGIGKGYAVDRVVDLLRERGVKSALVSAGGSSIYGIGAPPDEEGWPVKIRHPKNPSETVAEVKLRNRAMSTSGTSEKFFMSGGKMYSHIFDPRSGYPAPGMLSVSVVADRTIDTEAWTKPMFILGRQWAERRKPYDAHGKPFQVFFCEDRTRIACAWLQ, from the coding sequence ATGAGGCTGGCTGTGCTAATTTTGTGGTTGGCCTCGCTGCCTTTGGCAGGCGCGGAGACGCCGCTCCGGATCGAATCGACGATCGATGCCATGGGCACAACCTTCTCGGTGGTGGCCTACGGTGACGACGGGATTAGGCTCCGGGAGGCCGCTGACATCGCCTTCGAAGAGGTTCGGCGCTTGGATGACCTGCTGTCGAACTACAAGCCTCGAAGTGAATGGAGCCATGTGAACCGGGAGGCGGCGGCGAAGCCGGTCCGGGTGAGTCCGGAGTTGTTCGGTCTGCTTGAGGCCTGTCTGGCATACAGCCGGGCTACCGAGGGGGCCTTCGACATTACTGTTGGGCCGCTCGTCCGAACCTGGGGATTCTACAAAGGATCCGGGCGGCTGCCGCACCGGGCCGAGATCCGGAGCGCTTTGCTCCGCGTTGGTTACCAGAACGTGATTCTCGACCGCGACAATTCGAGCGTGGGATTCAGCCGGGAAGGAGTCGAAATCGACCCTGGCGGAATCGGCAAGGGCTACGCCGTGGATCGGGTGGTGGATCTGCTCCGGGAACGCGGCGTCAAGTCAGCGCTCGTATCGGCCGGCGGCAGTAGTATTTACGGAATCGGCGCCCCCCCGGATGAGGAGGGGTGGCCGGTGAAGATCCGTCATCCGAAAAACCCGTCGGAGACAGTCGCCGAAGTGAAACTGCGGAACCGGGCCATGTCGACTTCCGGTACGAGCGAAAAGTTTTTTATGTCCGGCGGAAAGATGTATTCCCACATCTTCGATCCGCGTTCGGGCTACCCCGCTCCAGGCATGCTTTCGGTATCGGTGGTGGCTGACCGCACCATCGACACCGAAGCCTGGACAAAACCCATGTTTATCCTGGGTCGGCAGTGGGCCGAGCGGCGCAAGCCGTACGACGCTCATGGCAAGCCGTTCCAGGTATTTTTCTGTGAGGATCGAACAAGAATCGCATGCGCGTGGCTCCAATGA
- the infB gene encoding translation initiation factor IF-2: MHPTSPLQPEPSPVPADGRRHAQKPSAHKARDREAEHEGKLRPMGRQREEPVYAVNKEITIGEGITVKELAEKLGIKASLVIKKLVDKKIFATINQTLDMKLAEELVKTFGATSSQMSFEEESTWEVEMAEDSADIAERAPVVTVMGHVDHGKTSLLDVIRSADVAEHEAGGITQHIGAYQIHHNGRKIVFIDTPGHEAFTRMRARGAKVTDIVILVVAADDGVMPQTLEAIDHAKAASVPIIVAINKIDKPDAQIDRIKQQLNDRGLLAEDWGGDVPMIPVSAKANQNIELLLEYIGIVSEMQKLRANPNRPGICTVLEAKLDRGRGPVATVLVRNGKLRVGDYFICGTVFSRVRALVNDHGANVQEAEPATPVEVLGLEALPDVGDTLQVVTDTAKAKQIVEFREHKAREVALAKTNRLTLETLHEQLREGETKQLSLIIKADVGGSAEVLSEALQKLSTEKVRIKVLHTGVGAITETDVLLASASDAIIIGFNVRPERTAAQVAEQENVEIRLHTIIYDLSQEIKKAMAGLLEPVIKETFKGRAEVKDTFRITKIGTVAGCLVVEGTVQKNNQVRVLRDNVVVHTGRIEGLRRFKDEVNEVRSGVECGINVANYNDIKPGDVLEAFTSEKIAAEL, encoded by the coding sequence ATGCATCCGACGTCGCCGCTGCAGCCTGAACCGAGTCCGGTTCCGGCGGACGGCCGCCGGCACGCGCAGAAACCATCCGCGCATAAAGCGAGGGATCGCGAGGCCGAGCACGAGGGCAAGCTTCGCCCGATGGGCCGGCAGCGCGAAGAGCCGGTCTACGCCGTCAACAAGGAAATCACAATCGGCGAAGGCATCACGGTCAAGGAACTGGCCGAAAAGCTCGGCATCAAGGCGAGCCTGGTGATTAAGAAACTCGTCGACAAGAAAATCTTCGCCACGATTAACCAGACGCTCGACATGAAGCTGGCCGAGGAACTCGTCAAAACCTTTGGCGCAACCTCGTCGCAGATGAGCTTCGAGGAAGAGTCCACCTGGGAAGTGGAGATGGCTGAGGATTCCGCCGACATCGCCGAGCGCGCCCCGGTCGTTACCGTGATGGGCCATGTCGACCATGGCAAAACCTCGCTGCTCGACGTGATCCGCTCCGCCGACGTGGCCGAACACGAGGCTGGCGGCATCACCCAGCACATCGGCGCCTACCAGATTCACCACAACGGACGGAAGATCGTCTTCATCGACACGCCCGGCCACGAAGCATTCACCCGCATGCGCGCCCGCGGAGCCAAGGTCACCGACATCGTTATTCTTGTCGTCGCTGCGGACGATGGCGTCATGCCGCAAACTCTCGAGGCCATTGACCACGCGAAGGCGGCCAGCGTCCCCATCATCGTCGCCATCAACAAAATCGACAAGCCGGACGCCCAGATCGACCGCATCAAGCAACAGTTGAACGATCGCGGCCTTCTCGCCGAGGACTGGGGCGGCGACGTCCCGATGATCCCGGTGTCGGCCAAGGCGAACCAGAACATCGAGCTTCTGCTCGAGTACATCGGGATCGTCTCGGAAATGCAGAAGCTCCGGGCCAATCCCAATCGCCCTGGCATCTGCACGGTTCTTGAAGCCAAGCTCGACCGTGGACGCGGGCCGGTGGCCACCGTGCTGGTGCGGAACGGCAAGCTGCGCGTGGGCGACTACTTCATCTGCGGAACCGTATTCAGCCGCGTGCGCGCGCTCGTGAATGATCACGGCGCCAACGTGCAGGAAGCGGAACCGGCCACCCCGGTCGAGGTGCTCGGTCTCGAGGCGCTGCCCGATGTCGGCGACACGCTGCAGGTGGTCACCGACACGGCCAAAGCCAAGCAGATCGTCGAGTTCCGCGAACACAAGGCGCGCGAAGTGGCGCTCGCCAAGACCAACCGCCTCACCCTCGAAACGCTGCATGAGCAGCTCCGCGAGGGCGAGACCAAGCAACTGAGCCTCATCATCAAGGCCGACGTGGGCGGCTCGGCCGAAGTGCTGAGCGAGGCGCTCCAGAAACTGTCGACCGAGAAGGTCCGAATCAAGGTGCTGCACACCGGCGTCGGCGCGATCACCGAAACCGACGTGCTGCTCGCGTCTGCCTCCGACGCCATCATTATTGGATTCAACGTTCGCCCCGAGCGGACCGCCGCCCAGGTGGCCGAGCAGGAAAACGTCGAAATCCGGCTCCACACGATCATCTACGACCTTTCGCAGGAGATCAAGAAAGCGATGGCCGGCCTGCTCGAGCCGGTGATCAAGGAAACCTTCAAGGGCCGCGCCGAGGTGAAGGACACGTTCCGCATCACCAAGATCGGCACTGTCGCCGGATGCCTGGTCGTCGAAGGCACGGTGCAGAAGAACAATCAGGTCCGCGTGCTTCGCGACAACGTCGTGGTGCATACGGGCCGCATTGAGGGCCTGCGGCGCTTCAAGGACGAAGTCAACGAAGTGCGCTCGGGCGTCGAGTGCGGCATCAACGTCGCCAACTACAACGACATCAAGCCGGGCGATGTCCTCGAGGCCTTCACCAGCGAGAAGATCGCCGCCGAACTCTAA
- the nusA gene encoding transcription termination factor NusA: MASIYQSIEILSKEKGIDPQIVFDAVKDAMVVAARRHFRTTEDMSVEFDDKGNLQLYLVKRVVENIEDPINELNLEQARKLSKAAEIGHEVKIPRKADALGRISAQTAKQVILQKIREAERETIYAEYYGRVGELVNCSVKRIEAGDLVVDLGKTEARVPKKEQSRLESFSVGERIRVVIKSVEKTGKNAGVIVSRAAPELVMRLFEQEVPEIYDNTVVIKGCAREAGERTKIAVWSRDRDVDCVGACVGMKGMRVQSIIRELRGEKIDIIEFSEDPVVFATHALSPAKITRVAILDGAEKHMEVIVDDSQLSLAIGKKGQNVRLAAKLLGWRIDIKSEEEKRIEVESAMLALQAPGAPVSVLIDFGVPEEAASRMVEAGITTVEKLGSMTPEELGQVPGIDPGMVNVIHAAVVDYYSQFEPALVAAPEDDLAPAPTEEAVEAIGQELAEPAGEPPADSPADPDPEPPSETDATAEVAENADSSESESVESDTIKSPETGVEEIQ, encoded by the coding sequence TTGGCATCGATCTATCAGTCCATCGAGATCCTGAGCAAGGAAAAAGGTATCGACCCGCAGATCGTTTTCGACGCGGTCAAGGACGCCATGGTGGTGGCGGCGCGGCGGCACTTCCGGACCACAGAGGACATGTCGGTGGAGTTCGACGACAAAGGTAACCTGCAGCTCTACTTGGTGAAACGGGTGGTCGAGAACATCGAAGACCCGATCAACGAACTCAACCTCGAGCAGGCTCGCAAGCTCAGCAAGGCGGCCGAGATCGGCCACGAAGTGAAGATCCCGAGAAAGGCCGACGCGCTGGGCCGTATCTCGGCCCAGACGGCGAAGCAGGTGATCCTCCAGAAGATCCGCGAGGCTGAGCGCGAGACCATCTACGCCGAATACTACGGACGCGTCGGCGAATTGGTGAACTGCTCGGTGAAGCGAATCGAGGCCGGCGACCTCGTGGTGGACCTCGGCAAGACCGAAGCCCGGGTTCCGAAAAAGGAACAGTCGCGGTTGGAATCGTTCTCCGTTGGAGAACGGATTCGCGTCGTCATCAAGTCCGTCGAGAAGACCGGCAAGAACGCCGGAGTGATCGTGTCGCGCGCCGCTCCCGAGCTGGTGATGCGCCTCTTCGAGCAGGAAGTGCCCGAGATCTACGACAACACGGTCGTGATTAAAGGCTGCGCCCGCGAAGCCGGCGAGCGCACCAAGATCGCCGTGTGGAGCCGGGATCGCGACGTCGATTGCGTCGGCGCTTGCGTCGGCATGAAGGGCATGCGCGTTCAATCGATCATCCGTGAGCTGCGCGGTGAGAAGATCGACATCATCGAGTTCTCCGAAGATCCGGTGGTTTTCGCGACGCATGCGCTGAGCCCCGCCAAGATCACCCGGGTGGCGATCCTCGACGGCGCGGAAAAGCACATGGAGGTGATTGTCGACGATTCGCAATTATCTCTGGCGATCGGCAAGAAGGGCCAGAATGTCCGCCTGGCGGCGAAGCTGCTCGGCTGGCGGATTGACATCAAGAGTGAGGAAGAGAAGCGCATCGAGGTCGAGTCGGCAATGCTTGCTCTGCAGGCGCCCGGCGCTCCGGTGTCGGTGCTGATCGACTTCGGAGTGCCGGAAGAGGCTGCCTCCAGAATGGTGGAAGCCGGCATCACCACGGTCGAAAAACTCGGGTCGATGACGCCGGAGGAACTCGGGCAGGTCCCGGGAATCGACCCTGGCATGGTCAACGTGATCCACGCCGCGGTGGTAGATTACTACAGCCAGTTCGAACCCGCCTTGGTGGCCGCGCCGGAAGACGATCTGGCGCCGGCGCCAACGGAAGAAGCCGTCGAGGCTATCGGGCAGGAGTTGGCTGAGCCGGCGGGCGAACCGCCCGCCGATTCGCCGGCCGATCCGGACCCTGAACCCCCCAGCGAAACGGACGCTACGGCGGAAGTAGCTGAGAATGCTGACTCTTCGGAATCGGAATCGGTAGAATCTGATACCATAAAGAGTCCAGAAACAGGAGTAGAAGAGATCCAGTAA
- the rbfA gene encoding 30S ribosome-binding factor RbfA, producing MDPRRSERLTEALRAELDEILNYELGDPRMVDSQVSDLILSADGRKAHVRLAMAGSAAEQDECLKAIEKAKGYIRHLLTERVDVYHIPDLRFELDVTPELRGKANLMLRRVRRGRPRPEDAARAE from the coding sequence ATGGACCCTAGGCGTAGCGAGCGGCTCACGGAAGCGCTGCGCGCCGAACTTGATGAAATTCTCAACTACGAGCTGGGCGACCCGAGGATGGTCGATTCGCAGGTAAGCGATTTGATCCTCTCCGCCGACGGCCGCAAAGCGCATGTGAGGCTCGCCATGGCCGGGTCCGCCGCCGAGCAGGATGAATGTCTGAAAGCGATTGAAAAAGCGAAGGGTTACATCCGCCACCTGCTCACCGAGCGCGTTGACGTCTACCACATTCCAGACCTCCGCTTCGAGTTGGACGTCACGCCGGAATTGCGCGGTAAGGCGAACTTGATGTTGCGTCGCGTTCGAAGGGGGCGGCCGCGTCCGGAAGACGCGGCGCGGGCCGAATAG